A genomic segment from Nymphalis io chromosome 15, ilAglIoxx1.1, whole genome shotgun sequence encodes:
- the LOC126773929 gene encoding uncharacterized protein LOC126773929: MCNCSKLTYCMGNMVYIFERLASCCALTSVITCLILTLLIMLALGIGLGYNYCYIHMHTEDMEDGNYVLEKPVYSHVTTSADGLIVVQSSVTTPPTSSVTTPPMSSVTPPPISSVTPSTIDTDSGWIVPLNTGIDFTNLIQKIRERKQNVTIHLVV, encoded by the exons atgtgTAATTGCAGTAAATTAACATATTGCATGGGCAATatggtttatatatttgaaag GTTAGCGTCATGTTGTGCTTTGACGTCTGTTATTACATGCTTAATATTGACACTGCTTATAATGCTGGCCCTGGGCATCGGACTAGGGTACAACTACTGCTATATTCATATGCATACTGAGGATATGGAAGATG GTAATTATGTACTAGAGAAACCAGTTTATTCACACGTAACGACAAGTGCTGATGGCCTTATCGTTGTACAATCCTCAGTTACAACTCCGCCAACGTCCTCAGTTACAACTCCGCCAATGTCCTCAGTTACACCTCCGCCAATATCTTCAGTTACACCTTCGACAATAGATACCGACTCTGGTTGGATTGTACCTCTCAATACTGGCATCGACTTCACGAATCTCATACAGAAGATTAGAGAAAGGAAACAGAATGTAACAATACACCTGGTAGTTTAG